In Montipora foliosa isolate CH-2021 chromosome 9, ASM3666993v2, whole genome shotgun sequence, the DNA window aatctttcgcccgtcgagccgtaatcaaagtgagctgtatttctgaTATTTTACCAAGTCTGATgctatgtacaacactgaaaccaaatgaaaaattctctgggaacttatgggttcaacaaagacagagaaggaatcaaacacctttaagtggatctgtgatcccTGTTgcctggctatttgtatttatttgtactcaactctgcacagtcttcaggtaaaaaaataattggaaatgtgacagccaagaattatttgaaagaaagcttgtctattttgtgcctcattattcaaggaaaaggttcttcaggaaagggtttgatcctgaaatttattttgttgcgtatggtaatttgacacgattgggttttttcgtcttcacgcacgcaatgaaataggaagggttttttgcctcagAGCAAATAAGTTGTTTGTTTCAACAAACTTTTCGCTGAAAAGGTgacctttatgaattcatcatgttgtgtaatatctcggcttaacaaatttgcatgtgTGTGCGTTGAGATGTAATACGCGAGGAGAAAATTcgtatttattaaccatttcttttgcttttgtgcttgtcagcattgtgatttgcgataattcgcaagtctgtttttgtatctcatggatgtttagattttcaattacatggacGCTCAACCTCATGATTTTGTAattagttcaccctgaagtcaaaatagattcGTTTCTCAgaaacccgacaaagaaggctccccgacccgacagatgaaatgtaaatattcagttaaacgttacaacaaaattaaaaaaccaaagacggaagttttTTGGCCTAAAAGTaagttgttttactctgaaaacaacaaacaattaacattctttcccgtggttcattcagttgacacaagatGATCCCgcgcacctttatggttgcctaacACGTGattaatttcttccttttgacagaacatcatgacctttcccttcattcataaaagtcagggactgcagaaattttcgtgtttttacgatTGATTGTGATTTTACAAGAAGAGTTTTCATAACCTTAACGGCTGATTCTGCTCTGCCGTTAGCTCTCTGATGCATTGGTGACGAGGTAATATGAGTTATACCCCAGTTATCCACGAATAATTTAAACTCCTGACTAGTAAACTGTGGGCCTCCATTCGACACAATCATTCTTGGTATGCCATAACGAGCTCAATGCTTCTTGAGTGATGTCGCAGTACAGGCACTCGTCATCGTTGTAATCAAATCAATATCGATAAAGTTGGAGTAGTAGTCTACTACGTATTAGATAGTTACTGAGGCCGGCAGCAACATGTGATATATTGCTGTTGGCCGAAATAACTATCTGATATATTAACTATTCAATACCTAGTGCCATTGTTCTCTCTCTGCACTAAATCACTGATTGCAGGTGCCCCTTCTCCTTTGTTCGTGGAGACACACTTGTTGAATAGCTCAACTGGGAATTGGTGACTGAGAAGCCTTGCGGTAGCGTTTGAACATTTGATTGCGTTTTGTGTATGTGTGTTGtggtttggaatttttttcaacaagTAGGTGTCTGAACTACTGGAAAAACAATGTGCGGTGTGAGAAATGCGGTCCGTTTGTCACTAATTATAGTTTTTAATTTAGACGCCTTTGTTTTAACAGTTGGTTTGTGTTCggtgttgtttgtttttgagcATGTGATGTTTTCCAACTGGCGGCTTGctgaacaattttaaaaaatgcggGACGTTTGGCACTAATGATAATTTAAATAGATCTCTTTGTCCTTGTTTGTTTTCCGCCGAACCAAGCGGAAACAATAGGCAACGAGATATACCGGAGTATTTGCAtatgcaaaaaattaaaaaacttgttgtcacgtgcactgactaaaaaacttatgtaaaaaggacgtttcggtcaaaatactatgaccttcttcagcataaaatggcttacgaaTACAAAATGAGTGCTTAAAAAGCCGTAGAAACGGCCTTAAGGGCCTTAAGATCTAGAACAAGAGAACACAAAACAGCGATTTTTACAGGAGATAAGAATTCTTTATTAACCCAACATTGCATAGAGAATAATCACGATTTTGACCTTGACGACGTCAAGGTCATTGACCGTTGTCCCCATTGgggaaaaagattatttttagaaGCGTGGCATTCAATTCGCGAACCTAATGCCATTAATGAACACGTTTACATTCCGGACATTTACAAGGCCCTTGGCAACCCAAGTGACGTTTCTACAGCTTTTTAAGCACTCATTTTGTATTTgtaagccattttatgctgaggaaggtcatagtattttgaccgaaacgtcctttttacataagttttttagtcagtgacaacaagttttttaattctttttatcatGCCTGACTGCAACTACGGTATTTTTAAATTTGCATATGCGGCGAAACGTTTTCCTTCAGTTGTTACCAGACATGGAAGAAGTATACGACGATGGCTCTACATCAGACGAGGACGAACGGGCGATTTTTATAACACAACAACATGGAATTCTAAATACTGGCGAAGATTCATCTAGAGCTGGTGGTTTGGAGGACGAGGGTAAGTTTTATTAGGCCGTTTAATTTTTCTCCTTTTAAGACAATTTAATTGAATCGCCCCATGGTATTTTTATTAGTGAGTAATGTATggtgtttaattttgtttcagaTGAGCGCTTTAGGAAGCCTGTTACGACAACCGAATTGGAGGAATTTGGAAGAAGCTGGTCGTCTGATAACAGCCGGAGGAAATGGTGCTGGGTCCTTAGAGTATTTGAAGATTGGCGTAAGGCGAGAAACAAGCTCGTTTTAAAGGAGCCTTAACTTGGAGAGCCCGTGTACAATGAGGCACTGTCAAGTTGTGGTTCATTTGAATATTGTAACCGTGTTGAAGATGTAGTTGCGGGAATTTCATGAGTGTAATCTAAGAAGTGtgtgaaataataaaaaaaagaattgaaaattGCTGGCAGTGTTTGGTGTCCTTGATAATCTCAGACTGGTTTTTAATATTGCAGCGTGAAAcctgcaatatttttaatattgcagtGTGTAGGCTGcagtattaaaaatattgcagccTGTTTGTTTTAGCACGTTTAGTAgatacaccttttgctgttcattacgaGAAAATACG includes these proteins:
- the LOC137971200 gene encoding uncharacterized protein isoform X1 — its product is MCVVVWNFFQQLLPDMEEVYDDGSTSDEDERAIFITQQHGILNTGEDSSRAGGLEDEDERFRKPVTTTELEEFGRSWSSDNSRRKWCWVLRVFEDWRKARNKLVLKEP
- the LOC137971200 gene encoding uncharacterized protein isoform X2, giving the protein MEEVYDDGSTSDEDERAIFITQQHGILNTGEDSSRAGGLEDEDERFRKPVTTTELEEFGRSWSSDNSRRKWCWVLRVFEDWRKARNKLVLKEP